A stretch of the Manis pentadactyla isolate mManPen7 chromosome 16, mManPen7.hap1, whole genome shotgun sequence genome encodes the following:
- the WRNIP1 gene encoding ATPase WRNIP1 isoform X3 → MEVSGPEDDPFLSQLHQVQCPVCQQMMPAAHINSHLDRCLLLNPAGHAEPAAGPHRAGERAKGLSPPSAKRGRLSESSALKQPATPTAAESSEGEGEEGDDGGETESRESYDAPPTPSGARLIPDFPVARSSSPGRKGLGKRPATAAAAAGSASPRCWDETEAQEEEEAVGDGDGDGDADGEDDPGHWDADAPDAAAFGASGGGRPHARALAAEEIRQMLEGKPLADKMRPDTLQDYIGQSRAVGQETLLRSLLETNEIPSLILWGPPGCGKDTFLPHVECGTITLIGATTENPSFQVNAALLSRCRVIVLEKLPVEAMVTILMRAINSLGIHVLDSSRPTDPLSHSSNSSSEPSVFIEDKAVDTLAYLSDGDARTGLNGLQLAVLARLSSRKMFCKKSGQTYSPSRVLITENDVKEGLQQSHILYDRAGEEHYNCISALHKSMRGSDQSASLYWLARMLEGGEDPLYVARRLVRFASEDIGLADPSALTQAVAAYQGCHFIGMPECEVLLAQCVVYFARAPKSIEVYSAYNNVKACLRNQQGPLPPVPLHLRNAPTKLMKDLGYGKGYKYNPLYSEPVEQEYLPEELRGVDFFKQRRC, encoded by the exons ATGGAGGTGAGCGGGCCGGAAGACGACCCCTTCCTGTCGCAGCTGCACCAGGTGCAGTGCCCCGTGTGCCAGCAGATGATGCCCGCCGCGCACATCAACTCGCACCTGGACCGCTGTCTGCTGCTCAACCCCGCTGGGCACGCGGAGCCCGCGGCCGGGCCGCACCGCGCAGGGGAGCGGGCCAAAGGGCTCTCGCCGCCCAGCGCCAAGAGGGGGCGGCTGTCGGAGAGCTCGGCGCTGAAGCAGCCGGCCACCCCGACGGCGGCCGAGAGCAGCGAGGGCGAAGGCGAGGAGGGCGACGACGGCGGCGAGACCGAGAGCCGGGAGAGCTACGACGCGCCGCCCACGCCCAGCGGCGCGCGTCTCATCCCCGACTTCCCGGTGGCCCGCTCCAGCAGTCccgggaggaagggcttgggcaaGAGGCCGGCGACCGCAGCCGCGGCGGCTGGCAGCGCGTCTCCGCGGTGCTGGGACGAGACGGAGgcgcaggaggaggaagaggctgtgGGCGATGGCGACGGGGACGGCGATGCGGACGGCGAGGATGACCCAGGCCACTGGGATGCGGACGCCCCGGATGCCGCCGCCTTCGGGGCCAGTGGGGGGGGCCGCCCGCACGCCCGGGCGCTGGCGGCGGAGGAGATCCGGCAGATGCTGGAGGGCAAGCCGCTGGCCGACAAGATGCGTCCCGACACCCTGCAGGACTACATCGGGCAGAGCAGAGCCGTGGGGCAGGAGACGCTGCTCCGGTCCCTCCTGGAGACGAACGAAATCCCTTCACTCATCCTGTGGGGGCCCCCGGGCTGCGGCAAG GACACTTTCCTTCCTCACGTGGAATGTGGGACGATCACTCTGATTGGGGCAACCACAGAAAACCCTTCCTTCCAGGTCAATGCTGCTCTTCTGAGCCGCTGTCGCGTTATTGTTCTTGAGAAGCTTCCAGTAGAGGCAATGGTCACTATTTTAATGCGAGCGATCAACTCACTGGGAATCCACGTCCTAGACTCCAGCCGTCCCACTGACCCTCTGAGCCACAGCAGCAACAGCAGTTCAGA GCCCTCCGTGTTCATAGAGGACAAAGCAGTAGATACTCTGGCCTACCTCAGTGACGGGGACGCCCGAACAGGACTGAATGGACTGCAGCTGGCAGTGCTGGCCAGGTTGAGCTCTAGGAAGATGTTTTGTAAGAAGAGCGGACAAACCTATTCTCCCAGCAGAGTTCTGATCACTGAAAACGATGTGAAGGAAGGCCTCCAGCAGTCTCACATTTTATATGACCGAGCAG GAGAAGAGCATTACAACTGCATCTCTGCACTTCATAAGTCCATGCGGGGTTCGGACCAGAGCGCCTCCCTCTACTGGCTGGCACGCATGCTTGAAGGAGGAGAGGACCCTCTGTATGTGGCCAGGAGGCTTGTGAGGTTTGCCAGCGAGGACATTG GTCTGGCAGACCCATCGGCACTGACGCAGGCTGTCGCTGCCTACCAAGGCTGTCACTTCATAGGCATGCCTGAATGTGAG GTGCTTCTGGCCCAGTGTGTAGTCTATTTTGCCAGAGCCCCAAAGTCTATTGAGGTGTACAGCGCATACAACAACGTCAAAGCATGCCTGCGAAACCAGCAGGGGCCTCTGCCCCCCGTCCCGCTGCACCTGCGGAACGCGCCCACCAAGCTGATGAAGGATCTGGGCTACGGCAAGGGCTACAAGTACAACCCCCTGTACAGCGAGCCCGTGGAGCAGGAGTACCTGCCCGAAGAGTTGAGAGGAGTGGATTTCTTTAAGCAGAGGCGATGCTGA
- the WRNIP1 gene encoding ATPase WRNIP1 isoform X2, translated as MEVSGPEDDPFLSQLHQVQCPVCQQMMPAAHINSHLDRCLLLNPAGHAEPAAGPHRAGERAKGLSPPSAKRGRLSESSALKQPATPTAAESSEGEGEEGDDGGETESRESYDAPPTPSGARLIPDFPVARSSSPGRKGLGKRPATAAAAAGSASPRCWDETEAQEEEEAVGDGDGDGDADGEDDPGHWDADAPDAAAFGASGGGRPHARALAAEEIRQMLEGKPLADKMRPDTLQDYIGQSRAVGQETLLRSLLETNEIPSLILWGPPGCGKTTLAHIIANNSKKHSIRFVTLSATNAKTNDVRDVIKQAQNEKSFFKRKTILFIDEIHRFNKSQQDTFLPHVECGTITLIGATTENPSFQVNAALLSRCRVIVLEKLPVEAMVTILMRAINSLGIHVLDSSRPTDPLSHSSNSSSEPSVFIEDKAVDTLAYLSDGDARTGLNGLQLAVLARLSSRKMFCKKSGQTYSPSRVLITENDVKEGLQQSHILYDRAGLADPSALTQAVAAYQGCHFIGMPECEVLLAQCVVYFARAPKSIEVYSAYNNVKACLRNQQGPLPPVPLHLRNAPTKLMKDLGYGKGYKYNPLYSEPVEQEYLPEELRGVDFFKQRRC; from the exons ATGGAGGTGAGCGGGCCGGAAGACGACCCCTTCCTGTCGCAGCTGCACCAGGTGCAGTGCCCCGTGTGCCAGCAGATGATGCCCGCCGCGCACATCAACTCGCACCTGGACCGCTGTCTGCTGCTCAACCCCGCTGGGCACGCGGAGCCCGCGGCCGGGCCGCACCGCGCAGGGGAGCGGGCCAAAGGGCTCTCGCCGCCCAGCGCCAAGAGGGGGCGGCTGTCGGAGAGCTCGGCGCTGAAGCAGCCGGCCACCCCGACGGCGGCCGAGAGCAGCGAGGGCGAAGGCGAGGAGGGCGACGACGGCGGCGAGACCGAGAGCCGGGAGAGCTACGACGCGCCGCCCACGCCCAGCGGCGCGCGTCTCATCCCCGACTTCCCGGTGGCCCGCTCCAGCAGTCccgggaggaagggcttgggcaaGAGGCCGGCGACCGCAGCCGCGGCGGCTGGCAGCGCGTCTCCGCGGTGCTGGGACGAGACGGAGgcgcaggaggaggaagaggctgtgGGCGATGGCGACGGGGACGGCGATGCGGACGGCGAGGATGACCCAGGCCACTGGGATGCGGACGCCCCGGATGCCGCCGCCTTCGGGGCCAGTGGGGGGGGCCGCCCGCACGCCCGGGCGCTGGCGGCGGAGGAGATCCGGCAGATGCTGGAGGGCAAGCCGCTGGCCGACAAGATGCGTCCCGACACCCTGCAGGACTACATCGGGCAGAGCAGAGCCGTGGGGCAGGAGACGCTGCTCCGGTCCCTCCTGGAGACGAACGAAATCCCTTCACTCATCCTGTGGGGGCCCCCGGGCTGCGGCAAG ACGACTCTGGCTCACATAATAGCCAACAACAGCAAGAAACATAGCATAAGATTTGTGACATTGTCTGCAACAAATGCCAAGACAAATGATGTGCGGGATGTCATAAAACAAGCTCAAAATGAAAAGAGCTTTTTCAAAAGGAAAACcattctttttattgatgagATTCATCGGTTCAATAAATCTCAGCAG GACACTTTCCTTCCTCACGTGGAATGTGGGACGATCACTCTGATTGGGGCAACCACAGAAAACCCTTCCTTCCAGGTCAATGCTGCTCTTCTGAGCCGCTGTCGCGTTATTGTTCTTGAGAAGCTTCCAGTAGAGGCAATGGTCACTATTTTAATGCGAGCGATCAACTCACTGGGAATCCACGTCCTAGACTCCAGCCGTCCCACTGACCCTCTGAGCCACAGCAGCAACAGCAGTTCAGA GCCCTCCGTGTTCATAGAGGACAAAGCAGTAGATACTCTGGCCTACCTCAGTGACGGGGACGCCCGAACAGGACTGAATGGACTGCAGCTGGCAGTGCTGGCCAGGTTGAGCTCTAGGAAGATGTTTTGTAAGAAGAGCGGACAAACCTATTCTCCCAGCAGAGTTCTGATCACTGAAAACGATGTGAAGGAAGGCCTCCAGCAGTCTCACATTTTATATGACCGAGCAG GTCTGGCAGACCCATCGGCACTGACGCAGGCTGTCGCTGCCTACCAAGGCTGTCACTTCATAGGCATGCCTGAATGTGAG GTGCTTCTGGCCCAGTGTGTAGTCTATTTTGCCAGAGCCCCAAAGTCTATTGAGGTGTACAGCGCATACAACAACGTCAAAGCATGCCTGCGAAACCAGCAGGGGCCTCTGCCCCCCGTCCCGCTGCACCTGCGGAACGCGCCCACCAAGCTGATGAAGGATCTGGGCTACGGCAAGGGCTACAAGTACAACCCCCTGTACAGCGAGCCCGTGGAGCAGGAGTACCTGCCCGAAGAGTTGAGAGGAGTGGATTTCTTTAAGCAGAGGCGATGCTGA
- the WRNIP1 gene encoding ATPase WRNIP1 isoform X1, with the protein MEVSGPEDDPFLSQLHQVQCPVCQQMMPAAHINSHLDRCLLLNPAGHAEPAAGPHRAGERAKGLSPPSAKRGRLSESSALKQPATPTAAESSEGEGEEGDDGGETESRESYDAPPTPSGARLIPDFPVARSSSPGRKGLGKRPATAAAAAGSASPRCWDETEAQEEEEAVGDGDGDGDADGEDDPGHWDADAPDAAAFGASGGGRPHARALAAEEIRQMLEGKPLADKMRPDTLQDYIGQSRAVGQETLLRSLLETNEIPSLILWGPPGCGKTTLAHIIANNSKKHSIRFVTLSATNAKTNDVRDVIKQAQNEKSFFKRKTILFIDEIHRFNKSQQDTFLPHVECGTITLIGATTENPSFQVNAALLSRCRVIVLEKLPVEAMVTILMRAINSLGIHVLDSSRPTDPLSHSSNSSSEPSVFIEDKAVDTLAYLSDGDARTGLNGLQLAVLARLSSRKMFCKKSGQTYSPSRVLITENDVKEGLQQSHILYDRAGEEHYNCISALHKSMRGSDQSASLYWLARMLEGGEDPLYVARRLVRFASEDIGLADPSALTQAVAAYQGCHFIGMPECEVLLAQCVVYFARAPKSIEVYSAYNNVKACLRNQQGPLPPVPLHLRNAPTKLMKDLGYGKGYKYNPLYSEPVEQEYLPEELRGVDFFKQRRC; encoded by the exons ATGGAGGTGAGCGGGCCGGAAGACGACCCCTTCCTGTCGCAGCTGCACCAGGTGCAGTGCCCCGTGTGCCAGCAGATGATGCCCGCCGCGCACATCAACTCGCACCTGGACCGCTGTCTGCTGCTCAACCCCGCTGGGCACGCGGAGCCCGCGGCCGGGCCGCACCGCGCAGGGGAGCGGGCCAAAGGGCTCTCGCCGCCCAGCGCCAAGAGGGGGCGGCTGTCGGAGAGCTCGGCGCTGAAGCAGCCGGCCACCCCGACGGCGGCCGAGAGCAGCGAGGGCGAAGGCGAGGAGGGCGACGACGGCGGCGAGACCGAGAGCCGGGAGAGCTACGACGCGCCGCCCACGCCCAGCGGCGCGCGTCTCATCCCCGACTTCCCGGTGGCCCGCTCCAGCAGTCccgggaggaagggcttgggcaaGAGGCCGGCGACCGCAGCCGCGGCGGCTGGCAGCGCGTCTCCGCGGTGCTGGGACGAGACGGAGgcgcaggaggaggaagaggctgtgGGCGATGGCGACGGGGACGGCGATGCGGACGGCGAGGATGACCCAGGCCACTGGGATGCGGACGCCCCGGATGCCGCCGCCTTCGGGGCCAGTGGGGGGGGCCGCCCGCACGCCCGGGCGCTGGCGGCGGAGGAGATCCGGCAGATGCTGGAGGGCAAGCCGCTGGCCGACAAGATGCGTCCCGACACCCTGCAGGACTACATCGGGCAGAGCAGAGCCGTGGGGCAGGAGACGCTGCTCCGGTCCCTCCTGGAGACGAACGAAATCCCTTCACTCATCCTGTGGGGGCCCCCGGGCTGCGGCAAG ACGACTCTGGCTCACATAATAGCCAACAACAGCAAGAAACATAGCATAAGATTTGTGACATTGTCTGCAACAAATGCCAAGACAAATGATGTGCGGGATGTCATAAAACAAGCTCAAAATGAAAAGAGCTTTTTCAAAAGGAAAACcattctttttattgatgagATTCATCGGTTCAATAAATCTCAGCAG GACACTTTCCTTCCTCACGTGGAATGTGGGACGATCACTCTGATTGGGGCAACCACAGAAAACCCTTCCTTCCAGGTCAATGCTGCTCTTCTGAGCCGCTGTCGCGTTATTGTTCTTGAGAAGCTTCCAGTAGAGGCAATGGTCACTATTTTAATGCGAGCGATCAACTCACTGGGAATCCACGTCCTAGACTCCAGCCGTCCCACTGACCCTCTGAGCCACAGCAGCAACAGCAGTTCAGA GCCCTCCGTGTTCATAGAGGACAAAGCAGTAGATACTCTGGCCTACCTCAGTGACGGGGACGCCCGAACAGGACTGAATGGACTGCAGCTGGCAGTGCTGGCCAGGTTGAGCTCTAGGAAGATGTTTTGTAAGAAGAGCGGACAAACCTATTCTCCCAGCAGAGTTCTGATCACTGAAAACGATGTGAAGGAAGGCCTCCAGCAGTCTCACATTTTATATGACCGAGCAG GAGAAGAGCATTACAACTGCATCTCTGCACTTCATAAGTCCATGCGGGGTTCGGACCAGAGCGCCTCCCTCTACTGGCTGGCACGCATGCTTGAAGGAGGAGAGGACCCTCTGTATGTGGCCAGGAGGCTTGTGAGGTTTGCCAGCGAGGACATTG GTCTGGCAGACCCATCGGCACTGACGCAGGCTGTCGCTGCCTACCAAGGCTGTCACTTCATAGGCATGCCTGAATGTGAG GTGCTTCTGGCCCAGTGTGTAGTCTATTTTGCCAGAGCCCCAAAGTCTATTGAGGTGTACAGCGCATACAACAACGTCAAAGCATGCCTGCGAAACCAGCAGGGGCCTCTGCCCCCCGTCCCGCTGCACCTGCGGAACGCGCCCACCAAGCTGATGAAGGATCTGGGCTACGGCAAGGGCTACAAGTACAACCCCCTGTACAGCGAGCCCGTGGAGCAGGAGTACCTGCCCGAAGAGTTGAGAGGAGTGGATTTCTTTAAGCAGAGGCGATGCTGA